In Streptomyces sp. NBC_01551, one DNA window encodes the following:
- the galE gene encoding UDP-glucose 4-epimerase GalE — protein sequence MTFLITGGAGYIGAHVVRAMLLAGEKVVVLDDLSTGNEDRVPEGVPLVIGSVLDRLVLEKTIREHKITGVVHLAGKKQVGESVEKPMYYYHENVEGLQVLLGEVAAAGIRNFLFSSSASVYGMPDVDSVTETTPCAPLSPYGETKLAGEWLVRAAGKAHGISTACLRYFNVAGAATPELADTGVFNLVPMVFERYDAGQGARIFGDDYPTPDGTCIRDYIHVEDLADAHVVAARKLAEWGAAGEYKDLTVNIGRGEGVSVKEMVELLNANTGHTYAPVITPRRPGDPAKVVASADKIAAELGWKARHDVREMITSAWAGWEANRKGALQHAER from the coding sequence ATGACGTTTCTGATCACCGGTGGCGCCGGCTACATCGGCGCGCACGTCGTCCGCGCGATGCTGCTCGCGGGTGAGAAGGTGGTCGTCCTGGACGACCTGTCCACGGGCAACGAGGACCGTGTGCCGGAGGGTGTCCCGCTCGTGATCGGTTCGGTCCTGGACCGCCTGGTCCTGGAGAAGACCATCCGGGAGCACAAGATCACCGGCGTGGTGCACCTCGCGGGCAAGAAGCAGGTCGGCGAGTCCGTCGAGAAGCCGATGTACTACTACCACGAGAACGTGGAGGGCCTCCAGGTCCTGCTCGGCGAGGTCGCGGCCGCCGGAATCCGCAACTTCCTCTTCTCCTCCTCCGCCTCCGTGTACGGCATGCCCGACGTGGACTCGGTCACCGAGACGACCCCGTGCGCGCCGCTCAGCCCCTACGGCGAGACCAAGCTGGCCGGCGAATGGCTGGTCCGTGCCGCCGGCAAGGCGCACGGCATCTCCACCGCCTGCCTGCGCTACTTCAACGTGGCGGGCGCCGCGACCCCGGAGCTCGCCGACACCGGCGTCTTCAACCTGGTCCCGATGGTCTTCGAGCGCTACGACGCGGGCCAGGGCGCCCGCATCTTCGGCGACGACTACCCGACCCCGGACGGCACCTGCATCCGTGACTACATCCACGTCGAGGACCTCGCGGACGCCCACGTCGTCGCGGCCCGCAAGCTCGCCGAGTGGGGCGCGGCGGGCGAGTACAAGGACCTCACCGTGAACATCGGCCGAGGCGAGGGCGTTTCCGTCAAGGAGATGGTCGAGCTCCTCAACGCCAACACCGGGCACACCTACGCGCCGGTGATCACCCCGCGCCGCCCCGGTGACCCGGCGAAGGTCGTGGCCTCGGCCGACAAGATCGCCGCCGAGCTGGGCTGGAAGGCCCGCCACGACGTCCGCGAGATGATCACCTCGGCCTGGGCCGGCTGGGAGGCCAACCGCAAGGGCGCCCTCCAGCACGCCGAGCGCTGA
- a CDS encoding glycosyltransferase family 2 protein, producing MNSCPSSTVTVVVIAFNDAGLVGEAVSSALAQGPVVSEVVAVNDASTDGTGRVLDALAAVHPRLKVVHRAENSGGCGTPRNDGMAAATAPYVMFLDSDDVLPPGAADALVAAAERHAAPVAVGACVRRELPRGRDLPWVPGLYTPGEVIEQPTDRPELVRDTLCVNKLYDRYFLDKHAIRFPDGRFVYEDFVFTARVLAAAPRIAVVGDLVYVWHVRRTAARVSISLDRADVGNWHARVEAHHEAARILGEAAPALGRACKVKFLEYDLPIYLRELDPDPRYRAAWWTLTRHGLDCLSEGDIAAAAAHGRWIVRLLRASDAPPADMDRLTRFASAPPCLLPPYATGADGAAVWSEELPVELDGLAAMPLAELPVAVEVERAGRAAVRIRVHDLYGRLAAAGPDTARLSFLPRHGGEPALGHPVALAAAPGGGGWVAELPLRVGGLAVTGRRRGLRGMQAWDVRVEVRCADGSAVHTAVRPFGDLLGRRVLPSSRYGVLLAQPYRTAAGSLALRLAPGAQGALALVRNRLDRTRAGCRSG from the coding sequence GTGAACAGCTGCCCATCCTCCACGGTCACCGTTGTGGTGATCGCGTTCAACGACGCCGGGCTCGTGGGCGAGGCCGTTTCCTCGGCTCTCGCCCAGGGCCCGGTCGTCTCCGAGGTCGTCGCGGTGAACGACGCCTCCACGGACGGCACGGGCCGGGTCCTGGACGCTCTGGCGGCCGTCCACCCCCGGCTGAAGGTGGTGCACCGGGCGGAGAACAGCGGGGGCTGCGGGACACCGCGCAACGACGGGATGGCGGCCGCGACCGCCCCGTACGTCATGTTCCTGGACAGCGACGACGTCCTGCCGCCGGGCGCGGCGGACGCCCTGGTGGCGGCCGCCGAGCGGCACGCCGCGCCCGTCGCCGTCGGCGCGTGCGTGCGGCGCGAGCTGCCGCGGGGCCGCGACCTGCCGTGGGTGCCCGGTCTCTACACGCCGGGCGAGGTCATCGAGCAGCCCACCGACCGGCCCGAACTGGTCCGCGACACCCTGTGCGTCAACAAGCTGTACGACCGGTACTTCCTGGACAAGCATGCGATCCGCTTTCCCGACGGCCGGTTCGTTTACGAGGATTTCGTTTTCACGGCCCGGGTGCTGGCCGCCGCCCCGCGCATCGCGGTCGTCGGTGACCTCGTCTACGTCTGGCACGTGCGCCGCACCGCCGCCCGGGTTTCGATCTCCCTGGACCGGGCGGACGTCGGCAACTGGCACGCCCGCGTCGAGGCCCACCACGAGGCCGCCCGCATCCTCGGCGAGGCCGCGCCCGCGCTCGGCCGCGCCTGCAAGGTCAAGTTCCTCGAATACGACCTGCCGATATACCTGCGCGAGCTCGACCCGGACCCGCGCTACCGGGCCGCCTGGTGGACCCTGACCCGCCACGGCCTGGACTGCCTCTCCGAGGGCGACATCGCCGCCGCCGCTGCCCACGGCCGGTGGATCGTGCGGCTGCTGCGGGCCAGTGACGCCCCGCCCGCCGACATGGACCGGCTGACCCGCTTCGCCTCGGCCCCGCCGTGCCTGCTGCCGCCCTACGCGACCGGCGCCGACGGGGCGGCGGTGTGGAGCGAGGAGCTGCCGGTCGAGCTGGACGGGCTGGCCGCGATGCCGCTCGCCGAACTGCCCGTCGCCGTCGAGGTGGAGCGGGCCGGGCGCGCCGCGGTCCGGATCCGCGTGCACGACCTGTACGGGCGGCTCGCCGCGGCCGGCCCGGACACCGCCCGGCTGAGCTTCCTGCCCCGGCACGGAGGCGAACCCGCCCTCGGGCACCCGGTCGCGCTGGCCGCCGCGCCGGGCGGCGGGGGCTGGGTCGCCGAGCTGCCGCTGCGCGTGGGCGGCCTGGCCGTCACGGGACGGCGCCGGGGGCTGCGCGGCATGCAGGCCTGGGACGTCCGGGTGGAGGTGCGCTGCGCCGACGGGAGCGCCGTGCACACCGCGGTGCGGCCCTTCGGCGACCTGCTCGGCCGCCGGGTCCTGCCGAGCAGCCGGTACGGTGTTCTGCTGGCGCAGCCTTACCGTACGGCGGCCGGCTCGCTGGCGCTGCGGCTCGCGCCCGGTGCGCAGGGCGCGCTGGCCCTCGTTCGCAACCGCTTGGACCGGACCCGGGCGGGCTGCCGGTCGGGTTGA